Proteins encoded together in one Marinobacter sp. Arc7-DN-1 window:
- a CDS encoding type I restriction endonuclease subunit R: protein MAMTEETLVQEVTADYLLNELQWNESVMGMHERLGKEGDLGRTSEREVVLTRYLGEKLVELNPGLPQVAYQEALRIVTEIPATANILAVNREKYALQKNGVEVSFLNDKGERVKKRLRLFDFNDYTNNHFLLVREFWVKGDIYRRRADLVGFVNGIPLLFMEVKNVHKDIRAAYEQNLADYKDTVPHLFYHNAFIVLGNGIDARVGSVSSKFEHFNDWKRLKEDDAGVVDMETLLKGTCTRHNLMDIFENFTLFDQSSGRLVKIVARNHQYLGVTRAIEAVKHRQERSGKLGVFWHTQGSGKSYSIVFFAQMVHRKLGGNYTFVVLTDREDLDTQIYKTFAGCGLVDNDRDPCRAENGKDLKALIGQQKAFMFTLIQKFNQKVDPENPYSGRDDIIVVTDEAHRTQYGILSLNMRNALPNASFIGFTGTPLFKDDEITKKVFGDYISTYDFQRAVEDKATVPLYYDARGEELLFTDDDGNRHSVADPKGLNEKIAEKLDELEIDDLDVQQRLERELKRDYHIITASSRLDQIARDFVTHYANGWETGKAMFVCIDKITCVRMHKLIVFYWQEEIRAKEKSLKEATDEQDLAWRERQLAWMKETLIAVVVSEEQGEVAKFEKWGLDIKPHRQLMKTGFALDDGSRLGMEEAFKSPEHPFRVAIVCAMWLTGFDVPTLATLYLDKPLKAHTLMQAIARANRVAEGKNNGLIVDYCGILKNLRNALATFAGTGDEGHDGKQDEQEPAKPNAELLESLNESISFVVEFFRQRGFELDRIVTETGFGKNATIAEAKEVINQNDETRKRFEVLARQVFNKFKACINVPGINTYRDTRDAINVLYKSLQADKEKADISEVMKDLYGIVDAHIGTREDVTKSDNEEKRLYDISQIDFERLRQEFARSTQKNTTVQSLKHAVEKKLARLMMQNPLRTNYQRHYEELVKEYNQEKDQVVIENTFEALLKLDRELSEEEKRAVREGLDEESLALFDLLSKPDLPKKDISRIKKVAASLLDTLKSERLKIANWRQKESTRDAVKQQIFDFLYDDRTGLPVDDYEDEEISVLTEKVFLHVYRAYPSVPSPIYN from the coding sequence ATGGCCATGACTGAAGAAACCCTGGTTCAGGAAGTGACAGCCGATTATCTGTTGAATGAACTCCAGTGGAATGAATCCGTCATGGGCATGCATGAGCGCCTGGGTAAGGAAGGCGACCTTGGCCGTACCTCTGAACGTGAGGTGGTGCTAACCCGCTATCTGGGGGAAAAGCTGGTCGAACTTAACCCCGGATTGCCGCAGGTGGCCTATCAGGAAGCCCTGCGAATCGTGACCGAGATCCCGGCAACAGCCAACATTCTGGCGGTAAACCGGGAGAAATACGCCCTGCAAAAGAACGGCGTTGAGGTGAGCTTTCTGAACGACAAAGGTGAACGGGTAAAGAAACGGCTGAGACTGTTCGACTTCAACGACTACACCAACAACCACTTTCTGCTGGTGCGCGAGTTCTGGGTAAAGGGTGATATTTACCGCCGCAGGGCGGACCTGGTCGGGTTTGTGAACGGCATTCCCCTGCTATTCATGGAAGTAAAAAACGTCCACAAAGACATCCGTGCGGCCTATGAGCAAAATCTGGCCGATTACAAAGACACGGTGCCCCATCTGTTTTACCACAACGCTTTTATCGTTCTGGGCAACGGCATTGATGCAAGGGTTGGCTCGGTTTCAAGCAAATTCGAGCACTTCAACGACTGGAAGCGCCTGAAAGAAGATGATGCCGGTGTCGTTGATATGGAAACCCTGCTGAAGGGCACCTGCACCCGACACAATCTGATGGACATTTTCGAGAACTTTACCCTGTTCGACCAAAGTTCAGGCCGGCTGGTAAAGATTGTCGCCCGGAACCATCAGTACCTTGGGGTAACCCGAGCCATCGAAGCGGTAAAACACCGGCAGGAACGTTCGGGAAAACTGGGTGTGTTCTGGCACACGCAGGGGTCCGGCAAGTCCTACTCCATTGTGTTCTTCGCCCAGATGGTTCACCGGAAACTCGGCGGCAACTACACCTTCGTGGTGCTGACCGACCGGGAAGATCTCGACACTCAGATCTACAAAACCTTTGCTGGGTGTGGTTTGGTCGACAACGACAGAGACCCCTGCCGAGCCGAAAACGGGAAGGACCTGAAAGCGCTGATCGGGCAACAAAAAGCCTTCATGTTCACGTTGATCCAGAAGTTTAACCAGAAGGTGGACCCGGAGAACCCCTACTCCGGCCGCGATGACATTATCGTGGTGACCGATGAAGCACACCGGACCCAGTACGGCATCCTGTCCCTGAATATGCGGAACGCCCTTCCCAATGCCAGCTTCATCGGTTTCACCGGCACACCGTTGTTCAAGGACGACGAGATCACCAAGAAAGTCTTTGGTGACTATATCTCCACCTATGATTTCCAGCGGGCGGTGGAAGATAAAGCTACAGTGCCTCTGTATTACGATGCCCGGGGTGAGGAATTGCTGTTCACGGACGACGACGGCAACCGGCACAGCGTGGCAGACCCGAAAGGCCTGAATGAGAAGATTGCAGAAAAACTGGATGAGCTCGAGATTGACGATCTGGACGTTCAGCAGCGCCTGGAACGGGAGCTCAAACGGGACTACCACATCATCACCGCCAGCAGCCGGCTTGATCAGATTGCCAGGGATTTTGTAACGCATTACGCCAATGGCTGGGAAACCGGCAAAGCCATGTTCGTGTGCATCGACAAGATAACCTGCGTGCGGATGCACAAACTCATTGTTTTCTACTGGCAGGAAGAAATCCGAGCCAAAGAAAAGTCATTGAAAGAAGCAACGGACGAACAGGATCTGGCCTGGCGCGAACGCCAGTTGGCATGGATGAAAGAAACTCTGATTGCGGTTGTGGTCTCCGAGGAACAGGGAGAAGTTGCCAAGTTCGAGAAATGGGGGCTCGACATCAAACCCCATCGTCAGTTGATGAAAACCGGCTTTGCCCTGGATGACGGCTCGCGGCTTGGTATGGAGGAGGCATTCAAGTCACCGGAGCACCCGTTCCGCGTGGCCATTGTCTGCGCCATGTGGCTGACAGGCTTTGACGTGCCTACTCTAGCAACGTTGTATCTGGACAAGCCATTAAAAGCCCACACCCTGATGCAAGCCATTGCCCGCGCAAACCGCGTTGCCGAGGGCAAGAATAACGGCTTGATTGTTGATTACTGCGGCATCCTGAAAAACCTGCGTAACGCACTGGCCACCTTCGCCGGCACTGGAGATGAAGGCCATGATGGCAAGCAGGACGAGCAGGAACCGGCAAAACCTAATGCGGAACTTCTGGAGAGCCTGAACGAATCCATCAGTTTTGTCGTCGAGTTCTTCCGCCAGCGGGGCTTTGAGCTTGACCGGATTGTGACAGAAACGGGATTCGGGAAGAACGCCACCATCGCCGAGGCCAAGGAAGTCATCAACCAGAACGACGAAACCCGCAAACGGTTCGAAGTGTTGGCCCGGCAAGTGTTCAACAAGTTCAAAGCCTGCATTAACGTGCCCGGCATCAACACCTACCGGGATACCCGTGATGCCATCAACGTTCTTTATAAGAGCCTGCAGGCTGACAAGGAAAAAGCCGATATTTCAGAGGTAATGAAAGACCTTTATGGGATAGTTGATGCCCATATTGGCACCCGGGAGGACGTGACCAAGTCCGATAACGAAGAGAAGCGGTTATATGATATCAGTCAGATCGACTTTGAGCGTTTGCGCCAAGAATTCGCCCGCTCCACCCAGAAAAATACAACAGTGCAATCTTTAAAACATGCTGTTGAGAAGAAGCTGGCGCGACTGATGATGCAAAATCCCCTGCGGACGAATTATCAGCGGCATTACGAAGAGCTAGTGAAAGAGTACAACCAGGAGAAAGACCAGGTTGTCATCGAAAATACCTTCGAAGCTCTATTGAAACTGGACAGAGAACTGTCAGAGGAAGAAAAGCGGGCCGTACGCGAGGGTTTGGATGAGGAGTCTTTGGCTCTGTTTGATCTGTTGAGCAAGCCGGATCTGCCAAAGAAGGATATTTCCAGAATCAAGAAAGTAGCGGCGTCGTTACTCGATACCCTGAAATCAGAAAGATTAAAGATTGCCAACTGGCGGCAAAAAGAATCGACCCGCGATGCCGTCAAACAACAAATTTTTGATTTTCTCTACGATGATAGAACCGGACTTCCTGTCGATGACTACGAAGATGAAGAGATTTCAGTGCTTACCGAAAAAGTGTTTCTCCATGTTTATCGGGCTTACCCTTCCGTACCCTCACCTATCTACAATTAA
- a CDS encoding DNA-processing protein DprA, with translation MNLSHTAQATLLLTSYFSKAASEQARPLTNKEWGRFALWLRDHNSTPADLLKSDPLALLKSWHDAKITHDRIVSLLNRGHSLALAVEKWQRAGLWVVTRSDKEYPVRLKQRLKTDSPPVLFGCGNKALLNSGGLAVVGSRSANEEDLQFTQRVGAKAASEGIAIVSGGARGVDETAMLGAIDQSGPVIGVMADSLLKAATSAKWRKGLMDGNLVLVSPFYPEAGFSAGNAMARNKYIYCLADSSLVVHSGKKGGTLNGAQENLKHGWVPLWVKPTDDPAAANADLVNQGGYWCERNLDKLSVRDLWESSSVNGQQVKEGTDLFADQQQPPLFAAREEAADFSTDKEESSVSVEPADFYQLFLRELGRLAEEPVTAETLTENTGLHKTQVNEWLKRAVDEGQVNKLSRPVRYQFIKAE, from the coding sequence ATGAATCTATCCCATACCGCACAGGCCACCTTATTGCTGACCAGCTACTTCTCCAAAGCGGCGTCGGAACAGGCGCGGCCGCTGACCAACAAGGAGTGGGGTCGGTTTGCGCTCTGGCTGAGAGACCACAACAGCACCCCCGCCGATTTGCTTAAGTCCGACCCGCTAGCCCTGTTGAAGAGCTGGCATGATGCCAAAATCACCCATGACCGGATTGTCAGTTTGCTCAACCGCGGGCACAGCCTGGCGTTGGCGGTCGAGAAGTGGCAACGAGCTGGCCTTTGGGTGGTTACCCGCTCAGACAAAGAATACCCCGTGCGTCTGAAACAAAGGCTCAAAACCGACTCACCTCCAGTGCTGTTCGGCTGTGGTAACAAAGCGCTTCTCAATAGCGGCGGCCTTGCGGTTGTCGGTTCCCGCAGTGCCAATGAAGAGGATCTACAGTTTACCCAGCGGGTCGGTGCCAAGGCTGCCTCAGAGGGTATCGCCATTGTGTCTGGCGGTGCTCGCGGCGTGGATGAAACCGCAATGCTTGGGGCTATCGACCAGAGCGGCCCGGTGATTGGTGTCATGGCAGACAGCCTGCTGAAGGCAGCCACCAGCGCAAAATGGCGTAAAGGCTTGATGGACGGCAATCTTGTTCTGGTTTCCCCATTCTATCCGGAAGCAGGTTTCAGCGCCGGCAACGCCATGGCAAGAAACAAATACATTTATTGCCTGGCCGACAGTTCTCTAGTGGTTCACTCCGGTAAAAAAGGCGGCACCCTCAACGGCGCTCAGGAAAACCTGAAACACGGTTGGGTGCCGCTCTGGGTAAAACCAACTGATGACCCTGCCGCCGCCAATGCGGACCTGGTAAATCAGGGCGGGTATTGGTGTGAACGCAACCTGGACAAGCTTTCCGTCAGAGACCTGTGGGAGAGCAGCAGCGTTAATGGTCAACAGGTCAAAGAAGGTACTGATCTGTTTGCTGACCAGCAACAACCGCCTTTGTTTGCCGCCAGAGAAGAGGCTGCGGATTTTTCAACCGACAAAGAAGAATCTTCTGTAAGCGTGGAGCCTGCAGACTTCTACCAGCTTTTCCTGAGGGAACTGGGCCGCCTGGCCGAAGAACCGGTTACAGCGGAAACCCTTACGGAAAACACGGGGCTGCACAAGACCCAGGTCAATGAGTGGCTGAAGCGGGCGGTTGATGAGGGTCAGGTCAATAAGCTGAGTCGCCCGGTACGCTATCAATTCATTAAGGCCGAGTAG
- a CDS encoding restriction endonuclease subunit S, whose protein sequence is MNWSERSLDELGLVSRGRSRHRPRDAAHLYGGPYPFVQTGDVKHAGLYLTEYTQTYSEEGLAQSKLWPAGILCITIAANIADTSILGIDACFPDSIIGFVPDPEKADARFIKYLFDAALKLKYRQFTQGAAQDNLSQTKLLALKFLVPEDVHEQTRIADFIATYDYLIENNRRRIQLLEESARLLYQEWFVHLRFPGHEQGKISDGVPEGWVRTTADQVMEILSGGTPKTKVPEFWDGEIPFFTPKDATGIFANETEKTITELGLSKCNSRLYQKYTIFITARGTVGKLAFAQRPMAMNQSCYALLAKNPVSQQFLYCSLKSSIAHFKSNASGSVFDSIVVDTFKNIPLLIPVHGILTEFTEQAKAIFQQIDNLSIQNTKLANARDLLLPKLMSGELTV, encoded by the coding sequence ATGAACTGGTCTGAAAGGTCACTGGATGAACTCGGGCTGGTATCCAGAGGACGTTCGAGGCACAGGCCCAGGGATGCAGCACATCTTTATGGGGGACCATACCCTTTTGTCCAGACTGGCGATGTTAAACATGCCGGCCTCTACCTGACTGAGTACACGCAAACCTACAGTGAGGAGGGTCTTGCCCAAAGTAAATTGTGGCCAGCAGGCATCCTTTGCATAACCATCGCCGCCAACATCGCCGACACTTCAATTCTGGGGATTGATGCGTGTTTTCCAGATAGCATTATCGGGTTTGTCCCCGATCCCGAAAAAGCCGATGCCAGATTCATAAAGTACCTGTTCGACGCCGCGCTAAAGCTGAAATACCGACAATTCACTCAAGGAGCTGCTCAGGATAATCTGAGCCAGACAAAATTGTTGGCACTCAAGTTTTTGGTGCCAGAAGATGTGCATGAACAGACAAGGATTGCCGATTTCATCGCCACATACGACTACCTGATCGAAAACAACCGCCGCCGCATCCAACTGCTGGAAGAATCCGCCCGCCTTCTGTATCAGGAGTGGTTCGTACACCTGCGATTCCCCGGCCATGAGCAAGGCAAAATTAGTGATGGTGTTCCTGAGGGGTGGGTTCGAACAACTGCCGATCAAGTGATGGAGATTTTGAGCGGAGGCACGCCAAAAACAAAAGTACCGGAATTCTGGGATGGCGAAATCCCTTTTTTTACTCCCAAAGATGCAACAGGGATATTTGCCAATGAAACGGAAAAAACCATCACCGAATTAGGCCTGTCAAAGTGCAATAGCCGACTCTATCAGAAATACACAATTTTCATTACAGCCAGGGGAACCGTTGGCAAACTAGCATTTGCTCAGAGACCGATGGCCATGAATCAATCTTGCTACGCGCTTTTGGCTAAAAATCCTGTTTCACAGCAATTTCTGTATTGCTCGCTGAAATCTTCTATCGCTCACTTCAAGTCAAATGCAAGTGGTTCGGTTTTTGACTCTATCGTTGTTGATACTTTCAAGAACATCCCATTGCTGATCCCGGTTCACGGGATTCTGACCGAGTTCACTGAACAAGCGAAAGCTATTTTCCAGCAAATCGATAATCTAAGCATCCAGAACACAAAGCTCGCCAACGCCCGAGACCTGCTCCTCCCCAAACTGATGAGTGGAGAGCTCACCGTATAA
- a CDS encoding secondary thiamine-phosphate synthase enzyme YjbQ produces the protein MIWDQTFIELAPLPRGFHLVTNEIIAQAPELTNCEVGLLHLFIQHTSASLAVNENADPDVRGDLERHFNVMVPENAPYYEHVMEGPDDMPAHIKSILIGPSLMLPVNHGRLALGTWQGVYLCEHRDRAGSRRIVATLQGRW, from the coding sequence ATGATCTGGGATCAGACCTTCATTGAACTGGCACCGCTACCTCGCGGGTTTCACCTGGTAACCAATGAGATCATTGCCCAGGCGCCGGAGCTCACCAACTGTGAAGTTGGGCTGCTGCATCTGTTTATCCAGCACACCTCCGCGTCCCTGGCGGTGAACGAGAACGCCGATCCGGATGTACGGGGCGACCTGGAGCGCCACTTCAACGTGATGGTGCCGGAGAATGCGCCATACTATGAGCATGTGATGGAGGGGCCGGACGATATGCCGGCCCACATCAAGAGCATCCTCATCGGCCCGTCCCTGATGCTGCCTGTAAACCATGGCCGCCTTGCCCTGGGTACCTGGCAGGGGGTTTACCTGTGCGAGCACCGGGACCGGGCCGGAAGCCGGCGCATTGTGGCAACGCTTCAGGGGCGCTGGTAA
- a CDS encoding RecQ family ATP-dependent DNA helicase has protein sequence MNTQTDKANAENLLQTTLATPNATFREGQWEAIDALVNQRQKLLVVQRTGWGKSSVYFISTKIFRDRGLGPTIIVSPLLALMRNQIESARNLGIVAETMNSTNTDDWQAVTRRMLNNEIDCLLISPERLANDRFIETVLEPIADRIALMVIDEAHCISDWGHDFRPDYRRIVSILKQLPANTPVLGTTATANNRVVADIQTQLGDIKIQRGPLTRESLALQTLVLPDQASRLAWLAQVIPILAETGIVYTLTVRDAEQVAQWLNAQGIDAKAYHGSIEAEGFENSNSYRQHLETQLLNNNLKVMVATTALGMGYDKPDLGFVIHYQAPGSIVAYYQQVGRAGRGIDRAFGVLMSGTEDGDIHEFFRDSAFPSQAHVHEILQVLAQSDGLSIRSIEEQTNLRHGQIEKVLKLLSVENPAPVVKMGSQWRRTAVPFAMNQARIDHLTHQREQEWTEVQDYLEETGCKMAFLRHALDDNDTTPCGKCASCLGAPVINQPIDPALAHQAATFLKHAEMVIAPKAQVAANAFAEYGFKGNLPQELRAQEGRVLSRWGDAGWGRMVADQKHAGRFSDELVDALAEVILQRWQPNPAPEWVCCVPSRNHPELVPDFARRLATKLNLPFVDSVAKIKDNQPQKGQQNRFHQCRNLDGAFAIAEGIPNTPVLLVDDIVDSGWTLTVIAALLQQSGSGVVYPVALASSSVKDS, from the coding sequence ATGAACACTCAGACTGACAAAGCCAATGCCGAAAACCTACTACAAACTACCCTCGCCACCCCCAACGCGACATTCCGCGAGGGCCAGTGGGAAGCCATCGATGCCCTGGTCAATCAACGGCAGAAACTGCTGGTGGTCCAGCGCACCGGCTGGGGCAAAAGTTCGGTGTACTTTATTAGCACCAAGATCTTCCGGGACCGAGGCCTGGGGCCAACCATCATTGTCTCGCCCCTGCTGGCCCTGATGCGCAACCAGATCGAATCGGCCCGCAACCTCGGCATTGTGGCCGAGACCATGAACTCAACCAACACGGACGACTGGCAGGCGGTTACCCGGCGAATGCTGAACAACGAAATAGACTGCCTGCTGATATCGCCCGAGCGCCTGGCCAATGATCGTTTTATCGAGACCGTACTGGAACCTATTGCGGATCGGATTGCTTTGATGGTGATTGACGAGGCCCATTGTATTTCTGACTGGGGCCACGACTTCCGTCCGGATTACCGGCGCATTGTGAGCATTCTCAAACAGTTGCCGGCCAATACACCGGTTCTGGGTACCACGGCAACGGCCAACAATCGCGTGGTTGCCGACATTCAGACCCAACTGGGCGATATAAAGATTCAACGGGGGCCGCTGACCCGGGAAAGCCTCGCGCTGCAAACGCTGGTTCTGCCAGACCAGGCTTCACGCCTGGCGTGGCTGGCCCAGGTGATCCCGATTTTGGCCGAAACCGGCATCGTTTACACGCTGACCGTGCGGGATGCCGAGCAGGTCGCCCAATGGCTGAATGCCCAGGGCATAGATGCAAAGGCCTATCATGGCAGTATTGAGGCGGAAGGGTTCGAAAACAGCAACAGCTATCGCCAGCACCTGGAAACACAGCTGCTGAACAATAACCTCAAGGTTATGGTTGCCACGACCGCATTGGGAATGGGTTACGACAAGCCGGACCTCGGTTTCGTGATTCACTATCAGGCCCCGGGTTCGATTGTGGCTTACTACCAGCAGGTAGGGCGTGCCGGCCGAGGCATAGACCGTGCCTTTGGGGTGCTGATGTCCGGTACCGAGGATGGCGATATTCACGAGTTCTTCCGGGATTCCGCCTTCCCTTCCCAGGCTCATGTGCATGAAATTCTGCAGGTGTTGGCACAAAGCGACGGACTATCGATTCGTAGTATCGAGGAACAGACCAACCTGCGCCACGGGCAGATCGAGAAAGTGCTCAAGTTACTGAGTGTTGAGAACCCGGCACCGGTCGTCAAAATGGGCAGCCAATGGCGCAGAACCGCGGTGCCCTTTGCCATGAATCAGGCCCGGATCGACCATCTGACCCATCAGCGGGAACAGGAATGGACCGAGGTACAGGACTACCTGGAAGAAACCGGCTGCAAGATGGCCTTTCTGCGCCACGCACTGGATGACAACGACACCACGCCTTGTGGAAAGTGCGCCTCCTGCCTTGGGGCACCGGTGATCAACCAGCCGATTGACCCGGCACTCGCACATCAGGCGGCAACGTTCCTGAAACACGCCGAAATGGTCATTGCGCCCAAAGCCCAGGTCGCGGCCAATGCCTTTGCGGAATATGGTTTCAAAGGCAACCTGCCTCAGGAACTGAGAGCTCAGGAAGGCCGCGTGCTGTCCCGCTGGGGTGACGCCGGCTGGGGCCGCATGGTTGCGGACCAGAAACACGCCGGGCGATTCAGCGATGAGCTGGTGGATGCTCTGGCAGAAGTGATCCTCCAGCGCTGGCAGCCCAATCCTGCTCCGGAATGGGTTTGTTGTGTACCCTCGCGCAATCATCCGGAGCTGGTGCCGGATTTCGCCCGCCGCCTGGCCACAAAGCTGAACTTGCCGTTCGTGGATTCGGTCGCCAAGATCAAGGATAACCAACCCCAAAAGGGGCAACAGAATCGCTTTCATCAGTGCCGTAACCTGGATGGCGCCTTTGCGATAGCCGAAGGCATACCAAATACGCCGGTTCTTCTTGTAGATGATATTGTTGATTCAGGCTGGACGCTCACCGTCATCGCAGCTTTGCTACAACAATCGGGCAGCGGCGTTGTTTATCCGGTCGCACTGGCTTCTTCTTCGGTAAAAGACTCATGA
- a CDS encoding ATP-dependent zinc protease — MPRKTAEVIKTVAATPAENKISLGWREWVALPDLDIGRIKAKIDTGARTSCLHTFRTEPYTENGERRVRFWVHPVQNDLHHVVACDARVLDERNVSDSGGHKEMRLVIETTLVVGSQSWPIEMTLTNRDSMRFRMLLGRTAMAGRSEIYPEASYLAGEPAPKD; from the coding sequence ATGCCGAGAAAGACCGCTGAAGTCATCAAAACCGTTGCCGCGACACCCGCCGAGAATAAGATCAGCCTCGGCTGGCGAGAGTGGGTGGCTTTACCGGACCTGGATATCGGCCGTATCAAGGCGAAGATTGATACCGGTGCCCGAACGTCCTGCCTTCATACATTCCGCACCGAGCCATACACCGAAAACGGTGAGCGGCGGGTGCGCTTCTGGGTGCACCCAGTACAGAACGATCTGCACCATGTTGTGGCGTGCGATGCCAGAGTCCTGGATGAACGAAATGTCTCTGATTCGGGAGGGCACAAGGAGATGCGCCTGGTGATTGAAACCACGCTGGTTGTCGGTAGTCAGAGCTGGCCTATTGAAATGACATTGACCAACCGTGATTCCATGCGGTTCCGGATGCTGCTGGGCCGGACCGCCATGGCCGGGCGCTCAGAGATCTATCCCGAAGCTTCCTATCTTGCCGGTGAGCCGGCCCCTAAGGACTGA
- the rimK gene encoding 30S ribosomal protein S6--L-glutamate ligase: MKIAVLSRNRHLYSTRRLVEEGINRGHEVKVIDCLHCSMNITSAKPQIHYHEEVLEDFDVVVPRIGASVTFYGTAVLRQFEMMGVFPVNESVAITRSRDKLRSLQLLARKGVGMPVTGFANKPDNVPELLKMVGGAPVVIKLLQGTQGIGVVLAETRKAAESVIEAFMGLKADILVQEFIKEAGGADIRCFVIGDKVIAAMKRQGAEGEFRSNLHRGGSASLVRITPEERRTAITAAKSMGLNVAGVDLLRSSRGPLVMEVNSSPGLEGIENATGKNVAGMIISWTEKNQQPWKTRTKGRG; encoded by the coding sequence ATGAAAATTGCAGTATTGTCGCGAAACCGCCACCTCTACTCGACCCGCCGCCTGGTTGAGGAAGGCATTAACCGTGGCCATGAAGTAAAGGTTATTGACTGCCTTCACTGCTCCATGAATATCACCTCAGCCAAGCCGCAGATCCACTACCACGAAGAAGTGCTCGAGGATTTCGATGTGGTGGTCCCCCGGATCGGTGCATCGGTTACCTTCTACGGCACGGCGGTATTGCGCCAGTTCGAGATGATGGGGGTATTTCCGGTCAACGAATCTGTTGCCATCACCCGTTCCCGGGATAAGTTGCGCTCGCTGCAGTTACTGGCCCGCAAAGGTGTCGGGATGCCGGTGACCGGTTTTGCCAACAAACCCGACAACGTACCGGAGCTCCTGAAAATGGTGGGGGGCGCGCCGGTGGTCATCAAGCTGCTGCAGGGAACCCAGGGCATTGGCGTGGTTCTGGCAGAAACCCGGAAGGCGGCGGAAAGCGTTATCGAAGCCTTTATGGGGCTGAAGGCCGACATTCTGGTGCAGGAGTTCATCAAGGAAGCCGGTGGTGCCGATATCCGGTGTTTTGTGATTGGTGACAAGGTAATAGCCGCCATGAAGCGACAGGGCGCGGAGGGGGAGTTCCGGTCCAACCTGCATCGGGGAGGCAGTGCCTCTCTGGTGCGGATAACGCCGGAAGAACGCCGGACAGCCATTACCGCGGCGAAGTCCATGGGCCTGAATGTGGCCGGTGTCGATCTGCTGCGTTCCAGTCGTGGTCCATTGGTGATGGAAGTGAATTCATCCCCCGGCCTTGAAGGCATTGAGAATGCCACAGGCAAAAATGTGGCGGGTATGATCATCAGTTGGACCGAGAAGAACCAGCAACCCTGGAAAACCCGGACCAAGGGGAGAGGCTAG
- a CDS encoding succinylglutamate desuccinylase/aspartoacylase family protein: MARAPFEIAGTQIKAGTRQTVEVPVAKLYTHTPLHIPVEVVHGRRGGPVLMVCGAIHGDEINGVEIVRRVLTNSALRHLRGTLVAVPIVNIFGFVQRTRYLPDRRDLNRCFPGSETGSLGGRIAYLLRTQIMEKVTHIIDLHTGAIHRFNLPQIRAELKNPETTRMAEAFGAPIIINAGLRDGSLRAYADSQDIPVVTFEGGEALRFDDVVISSGVKGVIRVMRELEMIPAKKGPKAPRKRSETAANSQWVRTDTDGIMRPVASLGQKVRKGQKLAMVADPFGESETAVLSPCSGIVICVNNLPLVNEGEAIYHIARFDELSEAEKAMDYFRSSYEGDVGDDVIPVHPWDDRQR; this comes from the coding sequence ATGGCCCGTGCGCCTTTTGAAATTGCCGGTACCCAGATCAAGGCCGGCACCCGGCAGACCGTTGAAGTGCCGGTGGCCAAACTCTACACCCACACGCCGCTGCATATTCCGGTGGAAGTGGTACATGGTCGCCGGGGTGGGCCCGTTCTGATGGTGTGTGGTGCCATTCACGGGGACGAAATCAACGGTGTGGAGATTGTCCGCCGCGTGCTGACCAATTCCGCCCTGCGGCATCTGCGAGGCACCCTGGTGGCGGTGCCCATCGTCAATATTTTCGGGTTCGTGCAACGCACCCGTTACCTGCCGGACAGGAGAGACCTGAACCGGTGTTTCCCCGGCAGTGAAACCGGTTCCCTGGGTGGTCGTATTGCGTATTTGCTGCGCACGCAGATCATGGAAAAGGTTACTCACATCATTGACCTCCATACCGGTGCCATCCATCGGTTCAACCTGCCGCAGATCCGGGCGGAACTGAAAAACCCGGAGACCACCCGCATGGCGGAGGCCTTTGGCGCACCGATCATTATCAACGCCGGCTTGCGGGACGGCAGCCTCCGTGCCTACGCCGATTCCCAGGATATTCCGGTGGTCACCTTCGAAGGTGGTGAAGCCCTGCGGTTCGACGATGTGGTGATTTCAAGCGGCGTAAAAGGTGTGATCCGGGTGATGCGGGAACTGGAAATGATTCCCGCCAAGAAGGGCCCGAAGGCGCCGAGAAAGCGCTCGGAAACCGCGGCCAACTCTCAATGGGTGCGAACGGACACAGACGGTATCATGCGCCCGGTGGCAAGCCTGGGCCAGAAGGTACGCAAAGGCCAGAAACTGGCCATGGTGGCGGACCCGTTCGGAGAGTCCGAAACCGCCGTGCTCTCGCCCTGTTCCGGCATCGTTATCTGCGTCAATAACCTGCCGCTGGTGAACGAAGGCGAGGCCATCTACCACATTGCCCGGTTCGATGAACTCAGTGAGGCGGAAAAGGCCATGGATTATTTCCGCAGTAGCTACGAGGGAGATGTGGGCGACGATGTGATTCCCGTTCATCCCTGGGACGACCGACAGAGATAA